Proteins co-encoded in one Methanobrevibacter gottschalkii DSM 11977 genomic window:
- a CDS encoding MoaD/ThiS family protein, whose protein sequence is MQFILKYKSINEKRVLPNDNYTIKDLLDELQLSAQTIVSKQNGELVIEDTVIENGDEIQLVQIIYGG, encoded by the coding sequence TTGCAATTTATATTGAAATATAAATCAATAAATGAGAAAAGAGTATTACCTAATGATAATTATACAATTAAAGATTTGCTTGATGAATTACAATTATCTGCTCAAACTATTGTGTCAAAACAAAATGGTGAACTTGTAATTGAGGATACTGTAATTGAAAACGGTGATGAAATTCAATTAGTTCAAATAATATATGGTGGTTAA